In a genomic window of Streptomyces sp. NBC_01142:
- a CDS encoding MFS transporter, which yields MPGEPASRALTALLTCAMAYSMMQLFLLGALGPRLVGELGISPTVLGLTTTVGFGTAAVLSPVGGRLVDRVGPRRCLVALLLVSAAALALIGAAPGAGLLLAAVALGGLPQALANPATNKAILATVPPADRGAVTGMKQAGVQLGAFAAGLPLAALAGGIGWRGAVWTAAGTAVVAAVWAARMLPADPPAAAPGPRSSLVPRGAIAWLAAFSLLLGCGIASVNTYLALFGTQRLGLGPTAAGALVAVLGVAGIAGRVGWSKVAGRPGRAEWLPGWLAAGAVGAALLLAGALLVHPLAWPAAVAVGVFAVSGNAVSMVLVMQRAAPGRAGQDSALVSAGFFTGFAVGPPLFGLLAGAGHYGPGWLLVAAEFAGACAVALLWAVRDRREAQR from the coding sequence GTGCCGGGGGAACCGGCGTCCCGTGCGCTGACGGCTCTGCTGACCTGCGCCATGGCCTACTCGATGATGCAGCTGTTCCTGCTCGGTGCGCTGGGGCCGCGGCTCGTCGGCGAACTCGGCATCTCGCCCACCGTCCTCGGCCTGACGACGACGGTGGGCTTCGGTACGGCGGCCGTGCTGTCGCCGGTGGGCGGACGGCTGGTGGACCGGGTGGGCCCGCGCCGCTGCCTGGTGGCGCTGCTGCTGGTGTCCGCCGCGGCGCTCGCACTGATCGGCGCGGCGCCCGGCGCGGGGCTGCTGCTCGCGGCGGTGGCGCTGGGCGGACTGCCGCAGGCGCTGGCCAACCCCGCCACCAACAAGGCGATTCTGGCCACGGTCCCGCCCGCAGACCGCGGCGCGGTGACCGGAATGAAGCAGGCCGGGGTCCAGCTCGGCGCCTTCGCCGCGGGACTGCCCCTCGCCGCGCTCGCCGGCGGCATCGGCTGGCGCGGGGCGGTGTGGACGGCGGCCGGCACGGCCGTCGTGGCCGCCGTGTGGGCGGCGCGCATGCTCCCCGCCGACCCACCGGCGGCAGCCCCCGGCCCGCGCTCCTCCCTGGTTCCCCGGGGCGCCATCGCCTGGCTGGCGGCCTTCTCCCTACTGCTGGGCTGCGGGATCGCCTCGGTCAACACCTATCTGGCGCTGTTCGGTACGCAGCGGCTCGGGCTCGGTCCCACGGCCGCCGGCGCGCTGGTGGCCGTGCTGGGGGTCGCCGGGATCGCCGGCCGGGTGGGCTGGTCGAAGGTGGCCGGCCGTCCCGGACGTGCCGAGTGGCTGCCCGGATGGCTGGCCGCGGGCGCGGTGGGTGCGGCGCTGCTGCTGGCCGGCGCGTTGCTCGTGCACCCGCTGGCATGGCCGGCGGCCGTGGCTGTGGGGGTGTTCGCGGTCTCGGGCAACGCCGTCTCGATGGTGCTGGTCATGCAGCGGGCGGCTCCCGGCCGGGCGGGGCAGGACTCGGCGCTGGTCTCGGCGGGGTTCTTCACCGGGTTCGCGGTGGGGCCACCGCTGTTCGGCCTGCTGGCCGGGGCGGGCCACTACGGGCCCGGCTGGCTCCTGGTGGCGGCCGAGTTCGCCGGGGCATGTGCGGTGGCGCTGCTCTGGGCCGTACGGGACCGGCGCGAGGCCCAGCGATGA
- a CDS encoding sigma-70 family RNA polymerase sigma factor, which produces MNSALPPCSPPPRPADVRRPPHTAASDEVVTGWALAARSGDPVAVERFVRALHRDVWRYVTYLSADPQAADDLTQDTFLRALGSLHRFEGRSSARTWLLSIARRAVVDSLRRTAARPRLSGTDDWQSAAERTQPRNLPGFEDGVALAELLATIPGERREAFVLTQLLGLPYAEAALAIGCPIGTVRSRVARARSALTALLREAEQPAARQEEWAPDAGREPGEQERVLVTTAP; this is translated from the coding sequence ATGAACTCTGCCCTGCCCCCGTGTTCGCCCCCGCCCCGCCCCGCCGATGTGCGGCGACCACCACACACGGCCGCGAGCGACGAGGTGGTGACCGGCTGGGCGCTCGCCGCTCGCAGCGGCGATCCCGTTGCCGTGGAGCGGTTCGTACGCGCGCTGCACCGCGACGTCTGGCGCTATGTCACCTATCTGAGCGCGGACCCGCAGGCCGCCGACGACCTGACCCAGGACACATTCCTGCGCGCGCTGGGGAGCCTGCACCGCTTCGAAGGCCGCTCGTCCGCGCGTACCTGGCTGCTCTCCATAGCCCGACGCGCGGTGGTGGACAGCCTCCGCCGCACCGCGGCCCGCCCCCGGCTGTCGGGCACGGACGACTGGCAGTCGGCCGCCGAGCGGACCCAGCCCCGCAACCTGCCCGGCTTCGAGGACGGAGTCGCGCTCGCCGAACTGCTGGCCACGATCCCGGGCGAGCGCCGCGAGGCATTCGTCCTCACCCAGCTGCTGGGACTCCCGTACGCCGAAGCGGCGCTGGCCATCGGATGCCCGATCGGCACGGTGCGCTCCCGGGTGGCCCGCGCCCGCAGCGCCCTGACGGCGCTGTTGCGGGAGGCCGAGCAACCCGCCGCACGGCAGGAGGAATGGGCACCGGACGCCGGCCGGGAACCGGGTGAACAGGAGCGGGTGCTCGTGACCACCGCGCCCTGA